Sequence from the Vicinamibacteria bacterium genome:
CGAGTACTCCGTCGTGGGAGTCGCGCCTCGCCAGTTCACGGGAACGATCCCGGGTCTCGAGCCCGAGTTCTGGACGCCCACGGCCATGGTGGAGAAACTGCGTTTCAACGGGATCCAGTTCGATACCGGCTCGCCTACGGGAACGACCCGACTGACCCGGCGCGGAACGAGATGGCTGTTCGTGGTGGGTCGCCTTGCTCCTGGCTTTGGCATCGAGGACGCTGAAACCCAGGTCGCAACCGTCTTTGCCCGTCTCGCCGAGGAGTATCCCGACACGAACGAGAAGGTTCGAGGCACGGTGCTCCCGTCTGGCGCGGTCCGGTTCCATCCCATGGTGGATTCGGTGCTCGCACAGGCCGGCGCGGTGCTACTTGTCGCCGTCGCACTCGTTCTTCTGATCGCCTGTGCCAACGTCGCCAATATGCTCCTCTCGCGGGCCCAGGCGCGAAGCCGTGAGATCGCGGTCCGCTTGTCGGTCGGGGCCAGCCGCGCGCAGCTCGTCTCGCAGCTAATGACCGAAAGCCTCCTGCTCGCTGCGCTCGGTGCCGTCGCCGGTCTGGCCCTGGCGTGGGCTTCGGCTCGCCTGCTTTCGGCGTTGCAGCCGCCGTTGCCCATCCCCCTCACCTTTGCCTACGAGATCGACCTGACGGTGCTGAGCTTCGTCATCGGCATTTCTCTGGCGACGGCCGTCGTCTTCGGTCTCGCGCCCGCATGGCGCACG
This genomic interval carries:
- a CDS encoding ABC transporter permease, with protein sequence MLLQNVKFGFRALWKRPAFTLVAVLSLALGIGLNTTIFTVVNAVMLKKLPISEPERLVEVYTGPSDEMPYLTNSYPDLLDLRAQTDAFSGLAGHAFVRGILTRDGRSELTTGEVVTANYFDLLGVQPSLGRNFLPEEEATEGAHPVLVLSHGLWQRRMGGDPDVIGSTIRISGVEYSVVGVAPRQFTGTIPGLEPEFWTPTAMVEKLRFNGIQFDTGSPTGTTRLTRRGTRWLFVVGRLAPGFGIEDAETQVATVFARLAEEYPDTNEKVRGTVLPSGAVRFHPMVDSVLAQAGAVLLVAVALVLLIACANVANMLLSRAQARSREIAVRLSVGASRAQLVSQLMTESLLLAALGAVAGLALAWASARLLSALQPPLPIPLTFAYEIDLTVLSFVIGISLATAVVFGLAPAWRT